The following are encoded together in the Scomber scombrus chromosome 7, fScoSco1.1, whole genome shotgun sequence genome:
- the LOC133983526 gene encoding uncharacterized protein LOC133983526 isoform X5 has translation MTTEASAVSEANTEGKQKASGAEPEPEPENKKNPEAAATEPEGEQSSKKAQQQASEPGPADVATSPEEEQLKPRTRTSAGKGLSRLFSSFLKRRSQCSEGEGFEVEKAREEKADTEEKTDKVEEVKSEEKETKVDEEKSEVKEVKKKEEKVEQKEEKKEEEKVEKKSSKKKKKEAKKKAEEKDEEEVKKAEEKKVEEPVKKKEEQKEEAKTQQTVEKVEEKLEPKEEDKKETAEVKDKGAEVGKKDSKEEGKVDKKVTKKKEKEEKVKKKEEEKAKRKAEEEERAKKREEEKEKRREEDKAREAERAKKKEEEKEKVKKKEEDKTKEEKPKKKEEETNKTEEEKGKEEIKKKEEKKIEEKPKKEEEKGKKREKGKNKGKKETKGPSEERVKAPIAAPEPELKTEPDIEQAPDQHSLSSAETQPAQEEPKEEAAIKKEPEVVEVKKEETEKKEEEPAKQEKEAKEEKEVAKEEVKKEKPAKQKKTEKKAEEAKGSKRQKTMECKVTLLDDAQFECELDKHAKGQELLTKVCDHLNLLEKDYFGLAHWGTPTNKIWLEPTKEIRKQVPGAVYEFTFNMKFYPPDPAQLTEDLTRYFLCLQLRNDIMRGVLPCSFVTLSLLGSYTAQSELGEYDPELHGTDYVKDLSLAPGQSKELEEKVMELHRTYRSMSPAQADMLFLENAKKLAMYGVDLHQAKDLDGVDITLGVCSSGLMVYKDKLRINRFPWPKVLKISYKRSSFFIKIRPSEQEQYESTIGFKLPNYKASKKLWKVCVEHHTFFRVPSVEPPSSSRFLVLGSKFRYSGRTQAQTRQASSMIDRPAPRFTRSASKRLSRNLDGAAGDETLQFLQQLSASTRSEVDDWSVMLASDQPQPAPEFTVKGESEQIFIQSWEEGQPVQTVTVTLQDTGQTGSQTITQTVSQSWLELASDEQQQKTKEDEWSVLLHRHPPFPFVPPFDFVKQPAKLSLAQISSLDGLLQPALKQQDDWFLYFDRIFSLSMLERDDKPPFSPPAQFQLQEKNEQITSVIEQELTNEEVIERLQEKVITVDKLKEVHVLEKRLREVRDLEERLQEVDEMAERLQEVIEEELGKEEVAKLREEEKLEQEEIKQVEGVTETVVKKYVRMETNKEDEVDELEDEIKQVFLKGLLPEEEGETKMKQEIEKEVTELSVLDDSLRDKLRLIEKEWQDEVEQKFGFPDIIGGTSVVTYQKVEQMIKKKVTIVDDRGQQQEDVENMQIQSGVISEKIWRKTEILEERTQREVTERFQAEDQSQVEDEDIWFVLFDRSPYKAVVKPPVTSVKHVQVDEGERFTSKTEITTVEEKRDVIVEERTIREEEIRLMPEIPPPQNITKREDDWFVLLDVLPRETSYVPPVTLKEQDQMAAERFVSVVQTAAEEDIKEVVVEERKIIEEAPRHLQKIPQQPVRERDDDAFMQPVKERDDDWFVLLDVVPRETSYVPPVTLMKKYQKEPDRFVSVVQTAVHKEISKVVVEERKIIIEAPRQEIPQQPVRERDDDWFMMLDVVPREASYVLPVAVAERVDVSPEERVSVVAITSVREKRGKDVVEEKEIKQKQSQEQVIALPQAVRQIEDDWFVQLDIPTRESSFVPPVTMAEYVQVYPKESIFTVAKTVVVVSRKEVVVEKMMVQKEDKKLPKQIIPEQKISQPVRERDDDWFQLLDVVPRETSFVPPVSLPLPAKIYPDIQPVIEVKRKEQKLPKVDLDQIRQQPSQPLPERDDDWFVLFDAVREEAVIRPSVAAVKIIPEMRKTFEVEVTTTETRTWKKMIIGVDSRQDEARLSEIRPSPMAPSSEREGGYDWFILFDIIREKTVVIPPVAVVKRIVDVAPIEPKQKIIMKELRPPVKFVEIKPPQPREVDDDWFVLLDVAAKAPVAMAGPVRMYPEVRPSKKVAAIEQRAQQRITIVEERWQQEKMIQQIQQIPRPTVRKVEDDWFILLDVAPKKSVAAPERIRFPAEVRPPTAETKKRIVISETRPQFERRILEERRPVVHTHINDDWFVLLDGGLKESVVSTQRGTRPVSAPVFSQAALAEAGIPMAPLDQPQTSTPIKTSRKDERRLEVTVEAVEPSKTEADIKSEVVSTEVVRMRKEFDKTNEDVLKHHASISELKRNFMESVPESRPSEWDKRLSTHSPFRTLGINGQPLPSADGSVCISPLCGGSETKAAHVETSSNLDFSGIPSPTVRHKSGPDSVEAHDVPVEEESYQEAVVVFETSLVPIVEVEMAQPPPSISLSSKDLDEIQEEEGSYPGVSEGSGRIVGCSPASYFRSDGPQVIRCFQPPLVQTQTVTITAVSNSLPSGISTTEVPIVPTKTFTYESSKVTVDGTDEDKDGTTVSSSKTVSSETTSGTTVTTTTTHISKVVKSGSSETRVEKRIVINADSEIDQDKGKDGGASSL, from the exons ATGACAACAGAGGCAAGTGCGGTGAGCGAGGCAAACACTGAGGGCAAGCAGAAGGCAAGCGGTGCCGAACCCGAACCCGAACCCGAGAACAAGAAGAATCCGGAGGCAGCAGCAACTGAGCCAGAGGGGGAGCAGTCGAGCAAGAAAGCCCAGCAGCAGGCCTCTGAGCCTGGGCCTGCTGATGTAGCCACCTCCCctgaggaggagcagctgaAACCTCGTACCCGGACCTCTGCTGGCAAAGGCCTGTCTcgcctcttctcctctttcctcaaACGCCGCTCACAGTGCTCTGAGGGAGAGGGGTTTGAAGTAGAGAAAGCCAGGGAGGAAAAGgcagacacagaggaaaaaacTGACAAAGTGGAAGAGGTGAAAAGTGAAGAGAAGGAAACTAAAGTAGACGAGGAAAAATCTGAAGTTAAAgaagttaaaaagaaagaagaaaaagtagaacaaaaagaggagaaaaaggaggaagaaaaagttgAGAAGAAGagcagtaaaaagaaaaagaaagaagctaagaaaaaagcagaggaaaaggatgaagaggaagtgaaaaaggcagaggagaaaaaagtaGAGGAAccagtgaaaaagaaagaggagcaAAAGGAAGAGGCAAAGACACAGCAGACCGTAGAAAAGGTAGAGGAAAAATTGGAGCCAAAAGAAGAGGATAAGAAGGAAACTGCTGAAGTTAAAGACAAGGGGGCAGAGGTCGGAAAGAAGGATAGTAAAGAGGAGGGAAAAGTTGACAAGAAggtgacaaagaaaaaagaaaaggaggaaaaggtaaagaagaaggaagaggaaaaagccaagaggaaagcagaggaagaagaaagggcGAAGAAgcgagaagaagagaaagaaaagagaagagaagaagataaGGCAAGAGAGGCCGAAAGggcaaagaagaaagaagaggaaaaggaaaaggtcaaaaagaaggaggaggataaAACGAAAGAGGAGAagccaaaaaagaaagaagaagagacaaataagacagaagaggagaagggtaaagaagagataaaaaagaaagaggagaaaaagatagaagaaaagccgaagaaggaagaggaaaaggggaagaaaagagagaaggggaagaacaaaggaaagaaggagacgAAAGGGCCAAGTGAGGAGCGGGTGAAAGCACCGATTGCTGCTCCAGAGCCAGAACTTAAAACTGAGCCAGACATCGAACAAGCTCCTGATCAGCACTCACTAAGCAGCGCAGAGACACAG CCAGCTCAGGAGGAACCCAAGGAAGAAGCTGCGATAAAGAAGGAGCCTGAAGTAGTTGAAGTGAagaaggaggagacagagaaaaaagaggaagaaccAGCAAAACAGGAGAAGGAagcaaaagaagagaaggaggtggctaaggaggaggtgaagaaggagaagcctgcaaaacaaaagaagactgAGAAGAAGGCAGAAGAGGCAAAAGGCTCCAAACGACAGAAAACCATGGAATGCAAAGTCACCTTACTGGACGACGCTCAGTTTGAGTGTGAGCTTGAT aAACATGCTAAAGGGCAGGAACTTTTAACAAAAGTGTGTGACCACCTCAACCTGCTGGAGAAGGATTACTTTGGCCTCGCTCACTGGGGAACACCAACAAACAAG ATATGGTTGGAACCCACCAAAGAGATCCGGAAACAGGTTCCAGGTGCTGTCTACGAGTTTACATTTAACATGAAGTTCTACCCTCCTGATCCAGCACAGCTTACTGAAGACCTCACCAG GTACTTCCTGTGTCTCCAGCTGAGGAATGACATTATGCGTGGTGTTCTTCCCTGTTCCTTTGTCACACTGTCCTTGCTGGGCTCCTACACAGCTCAGTCAGAGCTTGGAGAGTATGACCCAGAACTTCATGGAACAGACTATGTCAAAGATCTGAGTCTGGCCCCCGGACAAAGCAAAGAGCTGGAAGAAAAGGTTATGGAGCTGCATCGCACGTACAG GTCAATGAGTCCAGCCCAAGCTGACATGCTGTTTCTGGAAAACGCAAAGAAACTCGCCATGTATGGAGTGGACCTGCACCAAGCCAAA gatctTGATGGTGTTGACATTACACTGGGGGTTTGCTCTAGTGGTCTGATGGTTTACAAGGACAAGTTGAGAATCAATCGTTTCCCTTGGCCCAAAGTTCTCAAGATCTCTTACAAACGCAGCAGCTTCTTTATTAAGATCCGGCCGTCGGAG CAAGAGCAGTATGAAAGCACAATTGGCTTCAAACTGCCCAACTACAAAGCCTCGAAGAAGCTGTGGAAAGTTTGTGTTGAACACCATACCTTCTTCAG GGTTCCATCAGTGGAGCCTCCCTCGTCAAGCCGCTTCCTCGTTTTGGGCTCCAAATTCAGGTACAGCGGACGTACTCAAGCCCAGACCCGCCAGGCCAGCTCCATGATCGACCGCCCAGCACCTCGCTTCACACGCTCAGCAAGCAAGCGTCTGTCCCGTAATCTAGATGGAG CAGCTGGAGATGAGACTCTCCAGTTCCTGCAACAACTCTCAGCATCAACCAGGTCTGAGGTTGATGATTGGTCGGTGATGCTGGCTTCTGACCAACCCCAGCCAGCCCCTGAATTCACAG TCAAAGGGGAGTCTGAGCAGATATTCATTCAGTCCTGGGAGGAGGGGCAGCCTGTTCAAACGGTCACAGTAACCTTGCAGGACACTGGGCAGACGGGCTCTCAAACTATCactcagacagtcagtcagtcatggcTGGAACTGGCATctgatgagcagcagcagaagacaAAGGAAGATGAGTGGTCTGTCCTGCTCCATAGAcaccctccttttccttttgtcCCACCTTTTGACTTTGTGAAGCAGCCAG CTAAGCTCAGCTTGGCACAAATTAGCTCTCTGGATGGGCTATTGCAACCTGCACTGAAACAGCAAGACGACTGGTTTTTGTACTTTGACCGAATCTTCAGCCTGTCCATGCTTGAGCGTGATGATAAACCTCCAT TCTCTCCTCCAGCCCAGTTCCAGCTCCAGGAGAAGAATGAGCAGATCACAAGTGTAATAGAGCAGGAACTGACTAATGAGGAGGTCATTGAGAGGCTGCAGGAAAAAGTGATCACAGTAGACAAGCTGAAAGAGGTGCATGTTTTGGAAAAGAGGCTGAGGGAAGTGAGGGATTTAGAGGAAAGGCTCCAAGAAGTGGATGAGATGGCAGAGAGACTCCAGGAAGTAATAGAAGAGGAACTGGGGAAGGAAGAGGTAGCCAAGttaagagaggaagagaagttAGAGCAGGAAGAGATCAAACAAGTTGAAGGTGTAACAGAAACAGTGGTGAAAAAATATGTGAGGATGGAGACAAATAAGGAAGATGAAGTGGATGAATTGGAAGATGAAATAAAGCAGGTGTTTTTAAAAGGCTTGTTGCctgaggaggaaggagagaccAAGATGAAGCAGGAGATTGAAAAAGAGGTGACAGAGTTGAGTGTGTTAGATGATAGTTTGAGAGACAAGCTACGTCTGATAGAAAAGGAATGGCAAGACGAGGTGGAGCAGAAGTTTGGCTTTCCAGATATCATCGGTGGCACCTCTGTAGTAACATACCAGAAGGTGGAGCAAATGATTAAGAAGAAAGTGACAATTGTAGATGATAGAGGGCAGCAGCAGGAAGATGTGGAAAATATGCAGATACAGTCTGGGGTAATATCAGAGAAGATATGGCGTAAGACAGAAATACTGGAGGAGAGAACTCAGAGAGAAGTTACAGAGAGGTTTCAGGCCGAGGATCAATCTCAAGTGGAAGATGAAGATATCTGGTTCGTACTTTTTGACCGCTCTCCATACAAGGCTGTTGTCAAACCACCAG TTACCTCAGTCAAGCATGTTCAGGTGGATGAAGGAGAGCGTTTCACCTCAAAGACTGAGATTACAACAGTCGAGGAGAAAAGGGACGTAATAGTAGAAGAGAGAAcaataagagaagaagaaataagaCTTATGCCAGAGATCCCACCACCACAGAATATCACAAAAAGAGAGGATGACTGGTTTGTGCTACTGGATGTTCTTCCGAGAGAAACCTCTTATGTACCACCAG TGACCTTGAAGGAACAAGACCAGATGGCCGCTGAACGTTTTGTCTCAGTGGTtcaaactgcagcagaggaagatATTAAGGAAGTAGTAgttgaagagagaaagataataGAAGAGGCACCAAGACATCTTCAAAAAATCCCACAGCAGCCTGTCAGAGAAAGAGATGACGACGCGTTTATGCAgccagtgaaagagagagatgatgatTGGTTTGTGTTGCTGGATGTTGTTCCCAGAGAAACATCTTATGTACCACCAG TCACCTTGATGAAAAAATACCAGAAGGAGCCTGATCGTTTTGTGTCTGTGGTTCAAACTGCAGTGCACAAGGAGATTAGTAAAGTAGTAGTTGAAGAGAGGAAGATAATAATAGAGGCGCCAAGACAAGAAATCCCACAACAGCCagtaagagaaagagatgatGACTGGTTTATGATGCTGGATGTTGTTCCCAGAGAAGCATCATATGTACTACCAG TGGCTGTTGCAGAGCGTGTTGATGTGTCCCCTGAAGAACGTGTCTCTGTGGTTGCAATAACATCAgttagagaaaaaagagggaaggatgttgtagaagaaaaagaaattaaacaaaagcAGAGTCAAGAGCAAGTCATAGCTCTGCCACAGGCTGTGAGACAAATAGAAGATGACTGGTTTGTGCAGTTGGATATTCCCACCAGAGAATCATCATTTGTGCCACCAG TCACCATGGCGGAGTATGTTCAGGTTTATCCTAAGGAGAGCATTTTTACTGTGGCTAagacagtagtagtagtgtcCAGGAAGGAGGTTGTAGTTGAAAAGATGATGGTGCAAAAAGAGGACAAGAAGCTTCCCAAGCAAATAATCCCAGAGCAGAAAATATCTCAGCCAGTCAGAGAAAGAGATGATGACTGGTTTCAGCTGCTGGATGTTGTTCCCAGAGAAACATCATTTGTGCCTCCAG tttctctCCCTCTACCAGCTAAAATCTATCCAGATATTCAACCTGTAATtgaagtgaaaagaaaagagcagaaacTGCCAAAGGTTGATCTTGACCAGATTAGACAGCAGCCTTCTCAGCCACTGCCAGAGAGAGATGATGATTGGTTTGTGCTGTTTGATGCTGTTCGTGAGGAGGCAGTCATACGACCATCAG TTGCTGCTGTTAAAATTATTCCGGAAATGAGGAAGACATTTGAGGTTGAGGTGACAACAACTGAGACTAGAACATGGAAGAAGATGATAATTGGTGTGGACAGCAGGCAAGATGAGGCACGTCTGTCTGAAATTAGACCGAGCCCAATGGCACCATCgtcagaaagagaaggaggataTGATTGGTTTATCCTGTTCGACATCATCAGAGAAAAGACTGTTGTCATACCACCAG TTGCTGTGGTTAAGCGTATTGTGGATGTGGCACCCATTgagccaaaacaaaaaatcatcaTGAAAGAATTGAGGCCACCTGTGAAGTTTGTGGAGATCAAACCGCCACAACCAAGAGAGGTGGATGATGACTGGTTTGTGCTACTAGATGTTGCAGCTAAAGCACCAG TGGCAATGGCTGGGCCTGTCCGTATGTATCCTGAAGTGAGACCATCTAAAAAGGTTGCAGCCATAGAGCAGAGAGCACAGCAGAGAATTACTATAGTGGAGGAGAGATGGCAGCAGGAGAAGATGATACAGCAGATACAGCAGATACCGCGACCAACAGTGAGAAAGGTGGAGGATGACTGGTTTATTCTTCTCGATGTGGCCCCTAAGAAATCAG TTGCTGCCCCTGAGCGCATCCGATTCCCGGCAGAAGTCAGACCTCCAACTGCTGAGACCAAAAAGAGGATTGTTATCTCTGAAACAAGACCTCAGTTTGAGAGACGAATCTTGGAGGAGAGACGTCCTGTcgtgcacacacatattaaTGATGATTGGTTTGTTCTACTTGATGGTGGCCTCAAAGAGTCAG TGGTGAGCACACAGAGGGGTACCCGTCCTGTCAGTGCTCCAGTCTTCTCCCAGGCTGCCCTGGCAGAGGCAGGGATCCCAATGGCCCCTCTTGACCAGCCCCAAACCTCCACTCCAATCAAGACAAGCCGCAAAGACGAAAGGAGGCTGGAGGTCACTGTAGAGGCTGTGGAGCCCTCAAAAACTGAGGCTGACATCAAG tCTGAGGTGGTGAGCACGGAAGTGGTGCGAATGCGAAAG GAGTTCGATAAGACTAATGAGGACGTGCTCAAACATCACGCCAGTATCAGTGAGCTGAAGAGGAACTTCATGGAATCTGTCCCAGAGTCTAGACCCAGTGAATGGGACAAGCGTCTGTCCACACACTCTCCATTCCGCACACTGGGAATCAATGGTCAACCTCTACCCAGTGCAGATGGG AGTGTGTGCATTAGTCCGCTATGTGGTGGTTCAGAGACAAAAGCTGCACATGTGGAAACCAGCAGCAATTTGGACTTTTCAGGCATACCCAGTCCCACTGTGAGACACAAGAGTGGGCCTGATAGTGTTGAAGCCCACGATGTTCCTGTTGAGGAGGAGTCATATCAGGAAGCGGTTGTAGTTTTTGAGACCTCCTTGGTACCCATCGTGGAGGTGGAGATGGCGCAGCCGCCTCCCTCAATCAGCCTATCCAGTAAAGATTTAGATGAGATCCAGGAAGAAGAAGGATCATATCCCGGAGTGTCGGAGGGCTCTGGGAGGATAGTTGGATGTTCCCCAGCCTCCTATTTCAGGAGTGATGGCCCACAGGTCATACGCTGCTTCCAG CCCCCTCTGGTGCAGACCCAGACAGTCACCATCACAGCTGTCTCCAACTCCTTACCCAGTGGCATCTCCACCACAGAGGTCCCTATCGTCCCGACCAAGACCTTCACCTATGAGTCTTCAAAG GTGACAGTTGATGGAACAGATGAGGATAAAGATGGCACCACTGTGTCCAGCTCCAAGACCGTTAGCTCAGAAACCACCAGTGGCACCACAgtcaccaccactaccactcaCATCTCAAAG GTAGTGAAAAGTGGTTCTTCAGAGACTCGTGTGGAGAAGAGAATCGTCATAAATGCAGACTCTGAAATCGACCAAGATAAG GGGAAAGATGGAGGAGCATCATCATTGTAA